A genomic region of Bradyrhizobium sp. ORS 278 contains the following coding sequences:
- a CDS encoding oxaloacetate decarboxylase, with product MSLRSTLASAETTIAPGVYDALTASIAVEAGFNALYLTGAGIAYTKLGRPDIGLVSMMEVADTIAMIRDRVDVPLVVDADTGFGNALNVQRTVRLFERMGASAIQLEDQTTPKRCGHLTDKTVISASEMVGKIKAALDARQSAETLIVARTDALAIEGMEAAIERAERYAEAGADVLFVEAPKSNEQLSAIAGRLASKRPLLANMVEGGSTPIHAASELGALGFKLVIFPGGIVRALAFSARAYYQSLAQAGSTKPFADRMLDFAGLNAMLGTADILANGARYAADDEGTRA from the coding sequence ATGAGCCTGAGATCCACTCTGGCATCCGCCGAGACGACGATCGCGCCTGGCGTGTACGATGCGCTGACCGCGAGCATTGCCGTCGAGGCCGGCTTCAACGCGCTGTACCTGACTGGCGCGGGCATCGCTTACACGAAGCTCGGCCGTCCCGACATCGGCCTGGTGTCGATGATGGAGGTCGCCGACACCATCGCCATGATCCGCGACCGCGTCGACGTGCCGCTGGTGGTCGACGCCGACACCGGCTTCGGCAATGCGCTCAACGTGCAGCGGACAGTGCGGCTGTTCGAGCGCATGGGCGCCTCGGCGATCCAGCTCGAGGACCAGACCACGCCGAAGCGCTGCGGCCATCTCACCGACAAGACCGTGATCAGCGCGAGCGAGATGGTCGGCAAGATCAAGGCCGCTCTCGACGCCCGGCAGTCCGCCGAGACCTTGATCGTCGCGCGTACCGATGCGCTGGCGATCGAGGGCATGGAGGCCGCGATCGAACGCGCCGAGCGCTATGCCGAGGCAGGCGCCGACGTGCTGTTCGTCGAGGCGCCGAAGAGCAATGAGCAGTTGTCCGCGATCGCTGGCCGTCTCGCGTCGAAGCGGCCGCTGCTCGCCAACATGGTCGAGGGCGGCTCGACGCCGATCCATGCGGCCTCAGAGCTCGGCGCGCTCGGCTTCAAGCTCGTGATCTTCCCCGGCGGCATCGTGCGCGCGCTCGCGTTCTCGGCGCGGGCCTACTATCAGTCGCTGGCGCAGGCCGGCTCGACCAAGCCGTTCGCCGACCGCATGCTCGATTTCGCCGGTCTCAACGCGATGCTCGGCACCGCCGATATCCTGGCGAACGGTGCCCGTTACGCAGCAGATGACGAGGGAACGCGGGCATGA
- a CDS encoding ABC transporter ATP-binding protein, translating to MLEVRDLRAGYGGTEVLRGVSFDVNAGEVVAVLGSNGVGKTTLNKVLSGVVPATAGTIRFNGASLEHAAAPDIVTAGLIHVPEGRKIFPNLSVRENLELGAYCRPRRGRTERIEQIYATFPKLKQRARQYAGTLSGGEQQMLAIGRGLMGEPKLLILDEPSLGLSPLMVEEMFALIARLAASGLAIMLVEQNVVQSLELAGRAYIMENGIITLSGPASELKSNAELKRAYLGL from the coding sequence ATGCTTGAGGTTCGCGATCTCCGCGCCGGCTACGGCGGAACAGAAGTGCTGCGCGGCGTCAGCTTCGACGTCAACGCCGGCGAAGTCGTGGCCGTGCTCGGCTCCAACGGCGTCGGCAAGACCACATTGAACAAGGTGCTCTCGGGCGTCGTACCCGCCACTGCCGGCACCATCCGATTCAACGGTGCGTCGCTGGAGCATGCGGCCGCGCCCGACATCGTCACCGCGGGCCTGATCCACGTGCCCGAGGGCCGCAAGATCTTCCCCAATCTCTCCGTGCGCGAGAACCTCGAGCTCGGCGCCTATTGCCGGCCGCGCCGCGGGCGCACCGAGCGCATCGAGCAGATCTACGCGACGTTCCCCAAGCTGAAGCAGCGCGCGCGGCAATATGCCGGCACGCTGTCGGGCGGCGAGCAGCAGATGCTGGCGATCGGTCGCGGCCTGATGGGCGAGCCGAAGCTCCTGATCCTCGACGAGCCGTCGCTCGGCCTGTCGCCGCTGATGGTCGAGGAGATGTTCGCGCTGATCGCGCGGCTCGCGGCATCAGGCCTCGCCATCATGCTGGTCGAGCAGAACGTCGTGCAGTCGCTCGAGCTCGCCGGCCGCGCCTACATCATGGAGAACGGCATCATCACGCTCTCCGGACCAGCTTCCGAGCTGAAATCCAATGCCGAGCTGAAGCGCGCCTATCTCGGTCTGTGA
- a CDS encoding ABC transporter ATP-binding protein has product MLEVKSLTKRFSGLVAVDQASLSVAKGSITGLIGPNGAGKTTLFAMVAGFLQPDGGSVSYDGRDITQLAPHVRAREGIARTFQIVQPFEGLNVQENIAVGAYLHTPDASEAMRQAAEIAKRVGLGADLAKASSDLTVAGRKRLEVARALATKPKLLLLDEVLAGLNPSEIRDVLPLVRDIRDRGVTILMIEHIMQAVMNLCDKVYVLSQGRMIAEGEPKAVCEDPQVIEAYLGHGAAERLRAEQAHA; this is encoded by the coding sequence ATGCTCGAGGTCAAGTCCCTCACCAAACGCTTCTCCGGCCTCGTCGCGGTCGACCAGGCGTCGCTGTCGGTCGCCAAAGGATCAATCACGGGCCTAATCGGGCCGAACGGCGCCGGCAAGACTACGCTGTTCGCGATGGTCGCGGGCTTCTTGCAGCCTGACGGCGGCTCGGTCAGCTATGACGGCCGCGACATCACCCAGCTTGCCCCGCACGTCCGGGCGCGCGAAGGCATCGCGCGCACGTTCCAGATCGTGCAGCCGTTCGAAGGGCTGAACGTGCAGGAGAACATCGCGGTCGGGGCCTATCTGCATACGCCCGACGCCAGCGAGGCGATGCGACAGGCGGCCGAGATCGCCAAGCGCGTGGGCCTCGGCGCCGATCTCGCCAAAGCCTCGTCGGATCTCACAGTAGCTGGCCGCAAGCGGCTGGAGGTCGCGCGCGCGCTCGCGACCAAGCCGAAGCTGCTGCTGCTCGACGAAGTGCTCGCCGGTCTCAACCCTTCCGAGATCCGCGACGTGCTGCCGCTGGTGCGCGACATCCGCGACCGGGGGGTCACCATCCTGATGATCGAGCACATCATGCAGGCGGTGATGAATCTCTGCGACAAGGTCTACGTGCTGTCGCAGGGCCGCATGATCGCCGAGGGCGAGCCGAAGGCGGTGTGCGAGGATCCCCAGGTGATAGAGGCCTATCTCGGTCATGGCGCAGCCGAGCGTCTGCGCGCGGAGCAGGCCCATGCTTGA
- a CDS encoding branched-chain amino acid ABC transporter permease, with the protein MTRPRLTTLAVIVVALAVVPFLGLSGALLNLMIFMMITALAAQGWNILGGYAGLSSFGHAAFFGAGAYAMAVLQTRFGVNAWIALVIGIALGALVGAAIGFLSFRSGLKGSYFALITLAFAEVARILANSTNFTGGAAGILLKLQTGLPYLQFADRRYFLLIALGFVAIGLLVSWWLEHSRFGAYLVALRENEQAAQALGVDVFAVKMKAIAISGALTAAAGCLYAQNYLFIDANVAFGSWISIEALFAAIVGGSGTVLGPMLGAIVLLGLGELTKGLSGGIPGMDLMVFGVILVLSVAFSPNGLVMLMKSLGLSTARAKEA; encoded by the coding sequence ATGACCAGGCCGCGTCTCACCACGCTCGCCGTAATCGTCGTGGCGCTCGCCGTGGTCCCGTTCCTCGGCCTGTCCGGCGCGCTACTGAATCTCATGATCTTCATGATGATAACAGCGCTGGCGGCGCAAGGCTGGAACATCCTCGGCGGCTATGCCGGCCTGTCGTCGTTCGGCCACGCCGCGTTCTTCGGCGCCGGCGCCTATGCGATGGCCGTGCTGCAGACCCGCTTCGGCGTCAACGCCTGGATCGCGCTGGTCATCGGTATCGCGTTGGGCGCGCTGGTCGGCGCTGCCATCGGCTTTCTCAGTTTCCGCTCCGGCCTGAAAGGCTCGTACTTTGCGCTGATCACCTTGGCCTTCGCCGAGGTCGCGCGCATCCTCGCCAACAGCACCAATTTCACCGGCGGCGCCGCCGGCATCCTGCTGAAGCTGCAAACGGGTCTGCCGTACCTGCAATTCGCCGACCGCCGCTATTTCCTGCTGATCGCGCTCGGCTTCGTCGCGATCGGTCTGCTGGTGAGCTGGTGGCTGGAGCATTCGCGGTTCGGCGCCTATCTCGTGGCGCTGCGCGAGAACGAGCAGGCAGCGCAGGCGCTCGGCGTCGATGTGTTCGCGGTCAAGATGAAGGCGATCGCGATCTCCGGCGCGCTGACAGCTGCCGCCGGCTGCCTCTATGCGCAGAACTATCTGTTCATCGATGCCAATGTCGCGTTCGGCTCGTGGATCTCGATCGAGGCGCTGTTCGCGGCGATCGTCGGCGGCTCCGGCACCGTGCTAGGGCCCATGCTGGGTGCGATCGTGCTGCTGGGACTTGGCGAACTGACCAAGGGCCTCTCCGGCGGCATTCCCGGGATGGATCTCATGGTGTTCGGCGTCATCCTCGTGCTGTCCGTGGCGTTCTCGCCGAATGGCCTGGTGATGCTGATGAAGAGCCTGGGCTTGTCCACGGCAAGAGCGAAGGAGGCGTGA
- a CDS encoding branched-chain amino acid ABC transporter permease — MYSPQIVVEALLNGLMLGAIYALIALGLTLIYGVLHIVNFAHGALLTVAMFMVWLACARYGMDPYLAILFVAPAMFALGYALQRFIIGPASHSKDNGILLVTLGLSIIIENALLAAFRSDTRTITTDYSFRVVELGPLLLSFPRVVGFGVTIATTLLLWLVLQQTDIGKAIRAVAKEKLGASLVGISVPHVYAMTFAIGCACLAVAAGLLMPSFYVSPKTGAAFVLVAFTIVVLGGMGSIPGALIGGLLIGVVEAASSLFLGDSLGQIGIFLIFIVTLLVRPTGLFGARS; from the coding sequence ATGTACTCGCCCCAGATCGTCGTGGAGGCGCTGTTGAACGGACTGATGCTAGGCGCGATCTATGCCCTGATCGCGCTTGGTCTCACACTGATCTACGGCGTGCTGCACATCGTGAATTTCGCCCACGGCGCGCTGCTGACCGTGGCGATGTTCATGGTGTGGCTCGCCTGCGCTCGCTACGGGATGGACCCGTATCTCGCGATCCTCTTTGTCGCACCCGCGATGTTCGCGCTCGGCTATGCTTTGCAGCGCTTCATCATCGGCCCGGCGAGCCACAGCAAGGATAACGGCATTCTGCTGGTAACGCTCGGCCTGTCGATCATCATCGAGAACGCGCTACTCGCCGCCTTCCGGTCCGACACCCGCACGATCACCACGGACTACTCGTTCCGCGTCGTCGAGCTCGGGCCGCTGCTGCTGTCGTTCCCGCGTGTCGTCGGCTTCGGCGTCACCATCGCGACCACGCTTCTCCTTTGGCTGGTGTTGCAACAGACCGACATCGGCAAGGCGATCCGCGCGGTCGCCAAGGAGAAGCTCGGCGCCAGCCTCGTCGGCATCAGCGTGCCGCATGTCTATGCGATGACCTTTGCGATCGGCTGCGCCTGTCTCGCCGTCGCCGCTGGTCTGCTGATGCCGTCCTTCTATGTCAGCCCGAAGACCGGCGCGGCGTTCGTGCTGGTCGCCTTCACCATCGTCGTGCTCGGCGGCATGGGCTCGATCCCCGGCGCGCTGATCGGCGGTCTCTTGATCGGCGTCGTCGAAGCCGCGTCCAGCCTGTTCCTCGGTGACAGCCTCGGTCAGATCGGTATCTTCCTGATTTTCATCGTCACTCTGCTGGTGCGCCCGACCGGCCTGTTCGGAGCGCGCTCATGA
- a CDS encoding ABC transporter substrate-binding protein yields the protein MTLSSKSLSRRTVLKSGVALTSMLAAPGLLRAEPAPVKVGLLQPISGAFALDGDLAKIGAEFAIKEINDAGGIKALGGAKLELIVGDSRSNAEAGAQATEELQSAGVAAVLGGFASGIALTATQTASRYDLPFVVDCAVADTITERGLKNTFRFNPNFSMATAVALKNLVKLNDDAGKPIKTVAIVHEDGLFGSGLAKIMQEKLPPLGFQIVETIAHPTPARDMTNVVLRLRALNPDLIVPSHYFNEFVLMARTLQQQRVRPKGIYAVFGGAASSYRFVNEFPEAAQGVMDCNHWGDPKSPITAKLRETVTAAGKFYAYNTPINYSLVKVFAQAVENAGSADRAKIIEALAANEFDSGVMPYGKTKFDAKGQNTSALPLNTQVQGKDIKVIYPADYADAKPVFPING from the coding sequence ATGACGTTGAGCTCGAAGTCACTGTCACGCCGCACCGTGCTCAAAAGCGGTGTCGCGCTCACCTCGATGCTGGCGGCGCCTGGCCTGCTGCGCGCCGAGCCGGCGCCGGTCAAGGTCGGCCTGCTGCAGCCGATCTCCGGCGCCTTCGCGCTCGACGGCGATCTCGCCAAGATCGGCGCGGAGTTCGCGATCAAGGAGATCAACGACGCCGGCGGCATCAAGGCGCTGGGCGGCGCCAAGCTCGAGCTTATCGTCGGCGACAGCCGCTCGAACGCGGAGGCCGGCGCGCAGGCGACCGAGGAGTTGCAATCGGCCGGCGTGGCCGCCGTGCTCGGCGGCTTTGCCTCGGGCATTGCTCTGACCGCCACGCAAACCGCCTCCCGCTACGATCTGCCCTTCGTGGTCGACTGTGCGGTGGCGGATACGATCACCGAGCGCGGCCTCAAGAACACCTTCCGCTTCAATCCGAATTTCAGCATGGCGACCGCGGTCGCGCTGAAGAACCTCGTCAAGCTCAACGACGACGCCGGCAAGCCGATCAAGACGGTGGCGATCGTGCACGAAGACGGCCTCTTCGGCTCGGGCCTCGCCAAGATCATGCAGGAGAAGCTGCCGCCGCTCGGCTTCCAGATCGTCGAGACCATCGCGCATCCGACCCCGGCGCGCGACATGACCAACGTCGTGCTGCGGCTGCGCGCGCTCAATCCAGATCTGATCGTGCCGTCGCATTACTTCAACGAGTTCGTGCTGATGGCCCGCACTCTGCAGCAGCAGCGCGTGCGCCCGAAGGGCATTTACGCCGTGTTCGGCGGCGCGGCATCGAGCTATCGCTTCGTGAACGAGTTCCCCGAGGCTGCCCAGGGCGTGATGGACTGCAACCATTGGGGTGATCCGAAGAGCCCGATCACGGCCAAGCTGCGCGAGACCGTGACCGCTGCCGGCAAGTTCTACGCCTACAATACGCCGATCAACTATTCGCTGGTGAAGGTGTTCGCTCAGGCTGTCGAGAATGCCGGCAGCGCCGATCGTGCCAAGATCATCGAGGCGCTGGCAGCGAACGAATTCGACAGCGGCGTCATGCCCTATGGCAAGACCAAGTTCGACGCCAAAGGCCAGAACACCAGCGCACTGCCGCTGAACACGCAGGTGCAAGGCAAGGACATCAAAGTGATCTACCCGGCGGACTACGCCGACGCAAAGCCGGTGTTCCCGATCAACGGGTGA
- a CDS encoding GntR family transcriptional regulator, which produces MRTASEPLKARRIYLLLKDKIGSGELADGERLPGEFALAEEHNVSRVTIRQALDLLAGEGLIEKKSGLGTFVHRPASKVRTVLADVSNVFAHLIEMGRTTDVRLLSFDYVAPPDQIREALQLAPDERSQRSVRVRLVDGVPFSYLIANVPERIGRNYSREDLARMPLLELIERSGLTSASARQEISAVLSSPDVAEALDIDVGMPLVALRRTVYGKDGQPMEHLQALYRPDRYTLQMNLERTGDEGHRHWSPTAEVYRRERPRRRPPVRKVGKS; this is translated from the coding sequence TTGCGCACCGCGTCCGAGCCGCTGAAGGCACGACGGATCTACCTGTTGCTGAAGGACAAGATCGGATCCGGCGAGCTCGCGGACGGCGAGCGGCTGCCCGGCGAATTCGCGCTCGCCGAAGAGCATAACGTCTCCCGTGTCACCATCCGCCAGGCGCTGGATCTGCTCGCGGGCGAGGGCCTGATCGAGAAGAAGAGCGGGCTCGGTACCTTCGTGCATCGTCCTGCGTCCAAGGTGCGGACAGTTCTTGCTGACGTGTCCAACGTGTTCGCGCATCTGATCGAGATGGGGCGCACGACAGACGTACGACTGTTGTCGTTCGACTATGTCGCGCCGCCTGATCAGATCCGCGAAGCCTTGCAGCTCGCCCCCGACGAGCGCTCGCAGCGCTCGGTGCGCGTCCGCCTCGTCGACGGCGTGCCGTTCTCTTATCTCATCGCCAACGTACCCGAGCGCATCGGCCGTAACTATTCGCGCGAGGATCTCGCGCGCATGCCGCTGCTCGAATTGATCGAGCGCTCCGGTCTCACCAGCGCCTCGGCGCGGCAGGAGATCAGCGCGGTGCTGTCGAGCCCCGACGTGGCGGAGGCGCTCGACATCGATGTCGGCATGCCGCTCGTGGCCTTGCGCCGCACGGTCTACGGTAAGGACGGCCAGCCGATGGAGCACCTTCAGGCACTCTACCGGCCCGATCGCTACACATTGCAGATGAACCTCGAACGGACGGGCGACGAAGGGCACCGGCACTGGAGCCCGACCGCCGAGGTGTACCGCAGGGAGCGCCCGCGCCGGCGGCCGCCAGTCAGGAAAGTGGGGAAGTCATGA